A section of the Cytophagales bacterium genome encodes:
- a CDS encoding T9SS type A sorting domain-containing protein, whose product MPISGGYAYYNNLGTAITSSDYNDLFTSGNFVGNWNGVAKNDLAAFQAANSMDVNSISVNPVFVSSTDLHTTSSFVDSTGTPLGIITVDIDGDPRDSLFPDIGADEFVVDSTMTPLIGVYTIGGTSPDYATFTLAVSDLNLRGIAGVVTFNARPGTYIEQVVVLPISGSNSADTVVFQSETGDSSSVIMTYNASTVSDNYVFRLYGASHVSIKNMTLAATGGSYAKVIHINGNVEDVNLLNNLLSSSNTANSVSSVIDTYNDVISDIVIRNNFISEGYVGVNINGDDGIFATRVVIENNIITSSSNTGIYLEDCDAPKVNGNDVSNTGTTYYGIYLEDCDNALQIIKNRVVSSDYYYGIYLRNCNGSAPFRGLIANNFSYVGGTSSAYGIELFNSSYMNVYHNSVNITSTNTGSGIAFYVSGGGSNINVKNNIFSNIGGGYAYYVASASTGAFTSSDNNDLYATGNNLAYWAGIQETLDSLKGASGMDINSLSVNPLFYTNTDLHIAQVLLMGVAMPIALVTDDIDGHPRDPSTPDIGADEFFCEPPAFNVSASDPCLGDSTVFTNLTTGVEPGSTFSWDFDNDGFVDYSSGNPNETIKYLYAAPDTHTVQLIVSQIAGCIDTFIFSAIVHTFPLLNITSQGAYCDSANGEATVSAVSGTPPYTYYWSTGSTATTITGLNLGLYTITVNDAKNCAVIDTVNISEQMSVTVTEISGSTCGNADGIAAVTNVSGGVPPYDFAWSNGDTTDIDSTLTSGVQYVTVIDSNGCAAIGTVTISDVGNAPSVGLISLTNNNCAGEETGSININVICITPPCTYLWSNGSTTEDIDSLSGGIYEVTVTDAAGCVAAKSYTIFTPDPLTTTVVISDASCAASDGSAVVIVNGGTMPYTYSWSTGGINQIETGLSAGIYSVTVTDANLCSMIAPVIVNNVGGPTISIVSTTDVNCNNPSIGAIDINVTGGVAPYTYSWSPTGDTTQNISNLTIGTYGITVTDANGCIAVASIDINETVPAIQPICIVTVDSATGKNLIVWEKTPGLNIASYNIYKEGTQSGNYSIIGTVQYDSLSVFPDPLADPQLRSWRYKMSAVDSCGQESELSPIHKTIHLTMNLGLGGTVNLIWDDYKGFSYNTYTIYRGCTADSLVPFQFLPSTNHSYTDPSPLSCPDLFYMVAAEHPTGCSPTLAKVLVYNSARSNVSNRITTTGISEPSTGIGKNLTDFIVYPNPYTGQTQIAYTLTERANVTLEVLNVLGKKVKTVVDKVQNAGKYQYRFGGSETGSSSGIFVLKLIVNDRVYTKRLVEMK is encoded by the coding sequence TTGCCAATTTCGGGGGGCTATGCTTATTATAACAACCTTGGTACAGCAATAACTTCCTCTGATTATAATGATCTCTTTACATCTGGAAATTTTGTCGGAAACTGGAATGGGGTAGCTAAAAATGATTTAGCCGCATTCCAGGCAGCAAATAGCATGGATGTAAATTCCATTTCTGTGAACCCGGTGTTTGTATCCAGCACTGACCTCCATACTACAAGTTCATTTGTAGATAGTACCGGCACACCCCTGGGCATTATTACGGTTGATATTGATGGGGATCCCAGGGATTCTTTATTTCCCGACATTGGGGCTGATGAATTTGTTGTAGATTCTACTATGACCCCGCTTATTGGAGTTTATACAATTGGAGGGACATCACCGGATTATGCTACATTCACATTGGCTGTAAGCGATCTTAACTTAAGAGGAATTGCAGGTGTTGTAACTTTTAATGCCAGGCCGGGTACTTATATCGAGCAAGTTGTGGTATTGCCAATATCAGGATCGAATAGCGCTGATACAGTAGTATTCCAATCCGAAACAGGGGACTCTTCGTCAGTAATAATGACCTATAATGCTTCTACAGTAAGTGATAACTATGTTTTCCGGCTTTATGGCGCCAGCCATGTATCTATAAAAAACATGACGCTGGCAGCAACAGGCGGCTCTTATGCAAAGGTTATACATATAAATGGCAATGTTGAAGATGTTAACCTGTTAAATAATCTACTTAGCAGTTCTAATACTGCAAATTCAGTATCTTCGGTAATTGATACTTATAATGATGTAATTAGTGATATTGTAATTAGAAACAATTTTATCAGCGAAGGGTATGTAGGTGTAAACATCAATGGAGATGACGGCATTTTTGCCACAAGAGTGGTGATTGAAAATAACATCATAACCAGTTCTTCCAACACTGGCATTTACCTTGAGGACTGTGACGCTCCGAAAGTAAATGGAAATGATGTATCTAACACCGGAACAACTTATTATGGGATATATCTTGAGGACTGTGACAATGCTTTGCAAATAATTAAAAACAGAGTTGTAAGCAGTGATTATTATTATGGAATTTATTTGCGTAATTGTAATGGTTCAGCTCCGTTTCGGGGACTTATCGCAAATAATTTTTCTTACGTAGGAGGAACGAGCAGCGCTTATGGTATCGAGCTATTTAATTCCAGCTATATGAATGTCTATCACAATAGCGTGAACATTACATCAACAAATACAGGTAGTGGTATAGCTTTTTATGTTTCCGGTGGCGGAAGCAACATAAACGTGAAGAACAATATTTTCTCAAATATCGGAGGTGGGTACGCATATTACGTTGCTTCCGCTTCAACAGGTGCATTTACGTCTTCTGATAATAACGACTTGTATGCTACGGGTAATAACCTGGCATACTGGGCCGGTATTCAGGAAACCCTGGATTCTTTGAAAGGAGCCAGCGGTATGGATATTAATTCCCTCTCTGTCAATCCTTTATTTTATACTAATACTGACCTGCATATTGCCCAAGTGCTATTGATGGGAGTAGCCATGCCTATAGCATTGGTCACAGATGATATTGACGGCCATCCACGCGATCCTTCAACTCCTGATATTGGAGCGGATGAGTTCTTTTGCGAACCCCCGGCATTTAATGTCAGCGCAAGTGATCCCTGTCTGGGTGACAGCACTGTATTTACAAACCTTACAACCGGTGTAGAACCCGGTTCTACTTTTAGTTGGGATTTTGATAACGATGGATTTGTTGATTATTCATCAGGCAACCCTAATGAAACCATAAAGTATTTGTATGCTGCTCCTGATACACATACTGTACAGCTTATCGTATCTCAAATAGCAGGCTGTATTGATACCTTTATTTTTTCAGCAATTGTTCATACTTTCCCTCTATTGAATATCACCTCACAAGGGGCCTATTGCGATTCAGCAAATGGAGAAGCTACCGTATCTGCAGTCAGTGGTACACCGCCATATACCTATTACTGGTCAACAGGAAGCACTGCTACGACAATAACAGGTTTGAACCTGGGTTTATATACGATTACAGTTAATGATGCAAAAAACTGCGCGGTAATTGACACAGTCAACATTTCTGAACAAATGAGCGTAACGGTTACTGAGATCAGCGGCTCCACCTGTGGAAATGCAGATGGTATAGCCGCAGTTACCAATGTAAGCGGAGGCGTCCCCCCTTATGACTTTGCATGGTCAAACGGAGACACTACCGATATTGATTCTACCTTGACTTCAGGTGTTCAATATGTAACGGTTATTGATTCCAATGGCTGTGCGGCTATTGGTACTGTTACAATAAGTGATGTTGGTAATGCCCCTAGTGTTGGGCTCATCTCTTTAACAAATAACAATTGTGCCGGTGAAGAAACCGGTTCAATAAATATTAACGTTATTTGTATTACGCCTCCATGTACTTATTTGTGGTCAAACGGAAGCACAACGGAGGATATTGACAGCTTAAGTGGAGGGATTTATGAAGTAACCGTTACAGATGCTGCCGGGTGTGTTGCTGCAAAAAGCTATACGATTTTCACACCTGATCCATTAACCACAACAGTTGTTATATCAGACGCCAGTTGTGCTGCCTCTGACGGCAGCGCTGTTGTAATTGTGAATGGAGGAACAATGCCTTATACGTACTCATGGTCTACCGGTGGTATTAACCAGATAGAAACCGGTTTATCCGCAGGAATTTATTCGGTAACTGTTACAGATGCAAACCTGTGTTCTATGATTGCTCCTGTGATAGTTAACAATGTTGGAGGCCCCACCATATCAATTGTTTCAACAACAGACGTAAATTGTAACAATCCCTCAATCGGGGCTATTGACATCAACGTTACCGGTGGCGTTGCACCCTATACTTATAGCTGGTCACCAACAGGCGATACAACACAAAATATAAGTAATTTGACTATAGGCACTTATGGGATAACGGTCACAGATGCCAACGGATGTATTGCCGTAGCGAGTATTGACATCAATGAAACCGTACCGGCAATACAGCCAATATGTATCGTAACAGTTGACAGCGCTACCGGTAAAAACCTTATCGTATGGGAAAAAACACCCGGGTTAAACATTGCATCCTATAATATTTATAAAGAAGGGACGCAAAGCGGTAATTATTCAATAATTGGCACTGTGCAATATGATTCCCTTAGCGTATTCCCTGATCCGTTAGCCGACCCGCAGCTAAGGTCATGGAGATATAAAATGTCAGCAGTTGATTCCTGCGGCCAGGAATCCGAATTGAGCCCCATCCATAAAACCATCCACCTGACAATGAATCTCGGTCTCGGTGGTACGGTCAACCTGATCTGGGATGATTACAAGGGGTTTAGCTATAATACATATACCATATACAGAGGTTGTACTGCCGATTCTCTCGTGCCATTTCAGTTTTTACCCAGCACAAATCATTCTTATACAGACCCTTCACCACTTAGTTGCCCTGATCTATTTTATATGGTTGCTGCAGAACACCCAACGGGTTGTTCTCCTACTTTAGCAAAAGTATTGGTTTACAATTCAGCCAGATCAAATGTCTCCAACAGAATAACAACCACAGGTATTTCAGAGCCATCCACGGGTATCGGGAAAAACCTTACGGATTTCATTGTATATCCAAACCCCTATACCGGACAAACCCAAATTGCCTATACACTGACGGAAAGAGCGAATGTAACCCTGGAAGTACTTAATGTATTGGGTAAAAAAGTTAAAACCGTAGTGGATAAAGTACAGAATGCAGGTAAATACCAGTATAGGTTCGGTGGGTCTGAAACAGGAAGTTCGTCTGGTATCTTTGTACTGAAATTGATTGTAAACGATAGGGTTTATACCAAAAGGTTAGTGGAAATGAAATAA
- a CDS encoding ion transporter, giving the protein MEDKEAMSKWKRKIHEVIFEADTPSGKAFDIGLLWAIILSVVAVMLESVKSIDAYYGAFLRNLEWVFTIIFTIEYIARIISTGKPLRYIFSFFGLIDLLSIVPTYMSFFISGTQSLLVIRTLRLLRVFRILKLARYIGEAQHLVRALKLSRPKIVVFLMSTASIVTIMGTIMYLIEGQENGFTSIPRSIYWAIVTLTTVGYGDISPQTVLGQTIASFIMIMGYGLIAVPTGIVTTELVKMDKSNLTTTACLQCSAEGHDNDAKYCKFCGAKL; this is encoded by the coding sequence ATGGAAGACAAAGAAGCCATGAGCAAATGGAAGCGAAAGATCCATGAAGTGATCTTTGAAGCTGACACGCCATCCGGAAAGGCTTTTGATATTGGACTTTTATGGGCAATTATCCTAAGTGTAGTAGCGGTGATGCTCGAAAGTGTAAAATCTATTGACGCCTATTATGGCGCTTTTCTTCGTAACCTTGAATGGGTATTTACCATCATTTTCACAATAGAATACATTGCCCGGATCATTTCAACCGGCAAGCCCCTGCGTTATATTTTTAGTTTTTTCGGACTCATAGACCTTCTGTCAATCGTTCCGACATACATGAGTTTCTTTATATCGGGTACCCAGTCTTTGCTCGTGATCAGAACACTCAGGCTGCTAAGGGTTTTCAGGATACTGAAATTAGCACGGTATATTGGTGAAGCACAACATTTAGTTCGCGCGCTGAAGCTAAGCCGTCCTAAGATCGTTGTGTTTTTAATGTCTACAGCAAGTATAGTCACCATCATGGGCACCATCATGTACCTGATCGAAGGACAAGAAAATGGTTTTACGAGCATCCCCCGCAGCATATACTGGGCCATTGTTACCCTTACCACAGTTGGTTACGGAGATATATCTCCTCAAACAGTTTTAGGTCAAACCATAGCATCGTTTATCATGATTATGGGTTATGGGCTTATCGCTGTCCCTACAGGCATTGTCACCACTGAACTGGTAAAAATGGACAAAAGCAACCTCACTACCACAGCTTGTCTTCAATGTTCTGCTGAAGGGCACGATAATGATGCAAAATATTGTAAATTTTGTGGGGCGAAGTTATGA
- a CDS encoding Uma2 family endonuclease, translated as MSLTVATEKKKYTYQDYLQTPDEERYELINGELLVAPAPIPNHQRISRDVGYYILEFLKKTKLGEVFYAPCDVYLDEENTVQPDIFFISKERLNIIGEKKIEGAPDIAIEIVSSKSVYSDLVTKKKLYAKFGVKEYWIVMPKEKSIEVYVLKEDVFNLYKTFSEKDILESLIMKGFKLKLKDIF; from the coding sequence ATGTCTCTTACCGTTGCAACAGAAAAGAAAAAATACACCTATCAGGATTACCTCCAAACACCTGATGAGGAGCGTTATGAACTTATTAATGGAGAATTACTTGTGGCACCGGCGCCAATACCAAATCATCAGAGAATTTCAAGGGATGTAGGATATTATATTCTTGAGTTCCTAAAAAAAACAAAATTAGGAGAAGTTTTTTATGCTCCCTGTGATGTTTATCTTGATGAAGAAAATACCGTTCAGCCGGATATTTTTTTCATTTCAAAAGAAAGATTAAATATTATTGGTGAAAAGAAAATAGAAGGAGCGCCTGATATCGCTATAGAAATTGTTTCTTCAAAAAGCGTTTACAGTGATTTGGTTACCAAAAAAAAGCTCTATGCAAAATTTGGCGTAAAAGAATACTGGATTGTGATGCCTAAAGAAAAGAGCATAGAAGTTTATGTATTGAAAGAAGATGTTTTTAATCTTTACAAAACTTTTTCTGAGAAAGATATTTTGGAATCCCTTATTATGAAGGGATTTAAACTAAAATTAAAGGATATATTCTAA